TGTTCAACATGGTGGCCGGCAATATCGTGCCCGATAGCGGCGCGGTGATCTTTGACGGCAAGGATGTGACCGGCCTTGAGCCGCACGAACTGTTCCGCACCGGCATGCTGCGCACCTTCCAGATCGCGCATGAATTCTCCCAGATGACGGCGCTGGAAAACCTGATGGTGGTGCCGGGCGACCAGCCGGGCGAAAATCTGGGCAATGTCTGGTTCCGGCCGGGCCTGGTCAAATCGCGCGAAACCGCTGTGCGCAAGAAGGCGCTCGACGTCATCGATTTCCTCAAGCTGGGCCATGTGCGCAACGAGCTGGCGGGTAACCTCTCGGGTGGGCAGAAGAAGCTGCTCGAGCTGGGCCGTACCATGATGGTGGATGCCAAGGTGGTGCTGCTCGACGAGGTAGCGGCCGGCGTCAACCGTACCCTGCTCAACGACCTCGCGGCCAATATCGAACGCATGAATAGCGAACTGGGCTATACGTTCTTTGTCATCGAGCACGACATGGACCTGATCGGTCGGCTATGCGACCCGGTCATCGTCATGGCGCAGGGCGAAAAGATCGCCGAGGGGCCGATGGCAGAAATCCGCGCCAATCCGGCGATCGTCGAGGCCTATTTCGGCACCCCAGTCGAGGTAGCGTAATGGCCCTGATCGAACTCAAGCACGTTGTCGCCGGCTATGGCGGCGCGCCGATCCTCAATGGCGTCGACATGGCCATCGAACAGTCCGATATCGGGGTCATCGTCGGCCCCAATGGCGCGGGCAAGTCGACCACGCTCAAGGCGATTTTCGGCCTGCTCAAGGTCACCGGTGGCACGATCGAGTTTGATGGCGAAGATGTCGCCAATTCGCTGCCCGACAAGCTGGTGCCCAAGGGGCTGAGCTTTGTGCCGCAGGAAAAGAACGTCTTCACCTCGATGAGCGTCGAGGAGAACCTGGAAATGGGTGCTTTCACCCGGCGCGATGATTTCAAACCCACCATGGACTGGGTCTATGCCATGTTCCCGGTGCTGGCGGAAAAGCGCCGCCAGCCGGCCGGCGAACTGTCGGGTGGCCAGCGGCAGATGGTGGCCATGGGCCGGGCGCTGATGAGCAAGCCGCGCCTGCTGATGCTTGACGAACCCTCGGCCGGGCTGTCGCCGCGCTATGTCATCGAGATCTTCGAGACCATCGTGCGCGTCAACAAGGAAGGCGTGGGCATCCTGATGGTCGAGCAGAATGCGCGCCAGGCGCTGGCCTTTGCCAGCAAGGGCTTCGTGCTGGCGCAGGGACAGAACCGTTTCACCGGCACGGGCGCCGAGCTCATCGCCGATCCCGATGTCGCCAAAAGTTTCCTCGGGGGCTGAGCCGTGACCGAATTCATCTTCTTCATCAACCAGGTGGTGATTTCCGGCGCGGTGCTGGGCTGCATCTATGCGCTGGGCGCGGTCGGGATCACGCTGATCTTCGGCATCCTGCGCTTTGCCCATTTCGCCCATTCCGAACTGATGACATCGGGCGCGTTCTTCGCCTTCCTGCTGGCGGCGCTGTTCGCCAGCTGGGGCATTGTCACCCCGATCCCGATGGGCTTTGTGGTGCTGCCGCTGGCCATGGTGCTGTCGGCCGTGTTCGCGCTGGGTGTCGACAAGGGCTTTTACGCGCCGCTGCGCCAGCGCGGCGCCAAGCCGGTGATCCTGCTGATCGCCTCGATCGGCGTGACGCTGATGATCCAGGGGCTGATCCGGCTGTTCTTCGGCGCGGGCAGCTATTCGTTCTTCGAGAACGAGACCAAGGACGTGTTCCGTGTGGATACCAGCTTTCTCGGCTCGACCCGGCCGCTGGTGATCACCGAGCCGCAGCTGCTGATGATCATTGTCACCGTCATCTCGGTACTGGCGCTGCACTTCTTCCTGACGCGCTCGCGGCTGGGCAAGGC
This sequence is a window from Devosia beringensis. Protein-coding genes within it:
- a CDS encoding ABC transporter ATP-binding protein; translated protein: MALIELKHVVAGYGGAPILNGVDMAIEQSDIGVIVGPNGAGKSTTLKAIFGLLKVTGGTIEFDGEDVANSLPDKLVPKGLSFVPQEKNVFTSMSVEENLEMGAFTRRDDFKPTMDWVYAMFPVLAEKRRQPAGELSGGQRQMVAMGRALMSKPRLLMLDEPSAGLSPRYVIEIFETIVRVNKEGVGILMVEQNARQALAFASKGFVLAQGQNRFTGTGAELIADPDVAKSFLGG
- a CDS encoding branched-chain amino acid ABC transporter permease, whose amino-acid sequence is MTEFIFFINQVVISGAVLGCIYALGAVGITLIFGILRFAHFAHSELMTSGAFFAFLLAALFASWGIVTPIPMGFVVLPLAMVLSAVFALGVDKGFYAPLRQRGAKPVILLIASIGVTLMIQGLIRLFFGAGSYSFFENETKDVFRVDTSFLGSTRPLVITEPQLLMIIVTVISVLALHFFLTRSRLGKAMRAMADNADLAQVSGINTALVVRVTWIVAGALACMAGTMLALDVTLKPDLAFNIIIPIFAAAIVGGLGQAYGAIAGGLLIGFAESLAVFNWTMVLRPLNGVLPEALQLPATLALVPTEYKLTVAFVILVVVLLVRPTGIFKGASS
- a CDS encoding ABC transporter ATP-binding protein; its protein translation is MSSDLVIDVRNVSKRFGGLTAVNNCSLSVRRGSVTGLIGPNGAGKSTLFNMVAGNIVPDSGAVIFDGKDVTGLEPHELFRTGMLRTFQIAHEFSQMTALENLMVVPGDQPGENLGNVWFRPGLVKSRETAVRKKALDVIDFLKLGHVRNELAGNLSGGQKKLLELGRTMMVDAKVVLLDEVAAGVNRTLLNDLAANIERMNSELGYTFFVIEHDMDLIGRLCDPVIVMAQGEKIAEGPMAEIRANPAIVEAYFGTPVEVA